In Acidobacteriota bacterium, the following proteins share a genomic window:
- the gpmI gene encoding 2,3-bisphosphoglycerate-independent phosphoglycerate mutase: MPRPKPLVLVILDGWGYAPASPANAIALAKKPVYDQLLHDFPNTLIQTSGRAVGLPAGQMGNSEVGHLNIGAGRVVYMDITKLDLMIENGEFFSNPVLLSAMKNARSGGRRLHVFGLLSDGGVHSQQTHLYAIIKLAKQQGVDRIFVHPFMDGRDTLPTNGAGYIEQLQQQIRNTGSAAKVASVSGRYYAMDRDKRWERIDKAFSAMVEGNGEGGRFVDPVAAMKDSYNRGVTDEFVVPFVCVDNRGEPVATIRADDSCINFNFRADRARQITRALARESGLTADAGRDLPDAEGLDAAIPLTRVPKNLTYICMTRYDKQFTLPFVVAPDALLNILANVMAGEKMRNLRVAETEKYAHVTYFFNGGIEEPFPGEERTLVPSPKVATYDLKPEMSAQGIASTVVDGINHGDFDVIIVNFANADMVGHSGKIPPTIKAVETVDACLGEIVAALRTKGGAMLVTADHGNAEMMIDPKSGGPHTAHTTNPVPLVLVSENAKAFSLRQDGALQDISPTILTLLGLPQPKEMTGHSLLVPVASTK; this comes from the coding sequence ATGCCACGACCAAAGCCACTTGTCCTCGTCATACTCGACGGCTGGGGATACGCCCCGGCCTCGCCCGCCAACGCCATCGCGCTGGCGAAGAAGCCGGTCTATGACCAGCTGCTGCACGATTTTCCCAACACCCTCATCCAGACTTCCGGACGCGCCGTCGGCCTTCCCGCCGGCCAGATGGGCAACAGCGAGGTCGGACATCTCAACATCGGCGCCGGCCGCGTCGTCTACATGGACATCACCAAGCTCGACCTGATGATCGAGAACGGCGAATTCTTCTCCAACCCCGTGCTGCTGTCGGCGATGAAGAACGCGCGCTCCGGCGGCCGCCGCCTGCACGTCTTCGGACTGCTCTCCGACGGCGGCGTGCACTCGCAGCAGACGCATCTTTACGCCATCATCAAGCTGGCCAAGCAGCAGGGGGTGGACCGCATCTTCGTCCATCCCTTCATGGACGGTCGCGACACCCTCCCCACCAACGGCGCCGGCTACATCGAGCAACTGCAACAGCAGATCCGCAACACTGGCTCGGCCGCGAAGGTCGCCTCCGTCAGCGGACGCTACTACGCCATGGACCGCGACAAGCGCTGGGAGCGCATCGACAAAGCCTTCAGTGCGATGGTCGAAGGCAATGGCGAGGGTGGCAGGTTCGTCGACCCCGTCGCCGCGATGAAGGATTCCTACAACCGCGGCGTCACCGACGAGTTCGTCGTCCCGTTCGTCTGCGTGGACAATCGCGGCGAGCCCGTCGCCACCATCCGCGCAGACGATTCCTGCATCAACTTCAACTTCCGCGCCGACCGCGCCCGCCAGATCACCCGCGCGCTCGCGCGCGAGAGCGGACTCACCGCCGACGCCGGCCGCGACCTTCCCGACGCCGAAGGTCTTGACGCCGCCATCCCGCTCACGCGCGTCCCGAAGAATCTCACCTACATCTGCATGACGCGCTACGACAAGCAGTTCACGCTGCCGTTCGTCGTCGCGCCCGACGCGTTGCTCAACATCCTCGCCAACGTGATGGCCGGCGAAAAGATGCGCAACCTGCGCGTCGCCGAGACCGAGAAGTATGCCCACGTCACGTATTTCTTCAATGGCGGCATCGAGGAGCCATTTCCCGGCGAGGAGCGGACGCTCGTCCCCTCGCCCAAGGTCGCAACCTACGACCTGAAGCCGGAAATGTCCGCGCAGGGCATCGCCTCCACCGTCGTCGACGGGATCAACCATGGCGACTTCGACGTCATCATCGTGAACTTTGCCAATGCGGACATGGTCGGACACAGCGGCAAGATCCCGCCCACCATCAAAGCCGTGGAGACCGTGGACGCCTGCCTCGGCGAGATCGTCGCCGCCCTCCGCACGAAAGGCGGCGCCATGCTTGTCACCGCCGACCACGGCAACGCCGAGATGATGATCGATCCCAAGAGCGGCGGGCCGCACACCGCGCACACCACCAACCCGGTCCCGCTCGTGCTGGTGTCCGAAAATGCGAAAGCATTTTCGCTAAGACAAGACGGCGCGCTGCAAGACATCTCGCCCACCATCCTCACCCTGCTCGGCCTGCCGCAACCCAAAGAGATGACCGGACACTCGCTGCTCGTCCCCGTTGCATCGACCAAATAG
- the eno gene encoding phosphopyruvate hydratase, translating into MTNIVEITARQILDSRGNPTVEAEVILAGGVMGRAAVPSGASTGEHEAVELRDGDKHRYLGKGVLKAVSNVQAEIAPALMGMDSANQRELDDRMLELDGTENKARLGANAILAVSMAACRAAANALQMPLYRYLGGVNGNLLPVPMMNIINGGAHADNNVDFQEFMAMPVGAHSFSEALRMGAEVFHTLKGVLKKRGYNTSVGDEGGFAPSLKSNVEAIEVILEAITQAGYKPGEQIAIALDPATSELYKEGKGKYLFWKSDKSAKTSDEMVRYWADWVRQYPIVSLEDGLAEDDWEGWRALTQEVGSKVQLVGDDLFVTNPKRLQQGIDSGVANSILVKVNQIGTVSETLDAISLARQNGYTAVISHRSGETEDTFIADLAVGTDAGQIKTGSASRTDRICKYNQLLRIEEDLGAAARFLGLAALNYHGDLASKAGA; encoded by the coding sequence ATGACCAACATCGTCGAGATCACCGCGCGCCAGATCCTCGATTCCCGCGGTAACCCCACCGTCGAAGCCGAAGTCATCCTCGCCGGCGGGGTCATGGGACGAGCCGCCGTCCCCAGCGGCGCCTCCACCGGCGAGCACGAAGCCGTCGAGTTGCGCGATGGCGACAAGCATCGCTACCTCGGCAAGGGCGTGCTCAAGGCTGTGTCCAATGTTCAGGCCGAGATCGCTCCCGCGCTCATGGGCATGGATTCCGCCAACCAGCGCGAGCTCGATGATCGCATGCTCGAGCTCGACGGCACCGAGAACAAAGCCCGCCTCGGCGCCAACGCCATCCTCGCCGTTTCCATGGCCGCCTGCCGCGCCGCCGCCAACGCCCTCCAGATGCCGCTTTACCGCTATCTCGGCGGCGTCAACGGCAACCTGCTCCCTGTCCCCATGATGAACATCATCAACGGTGGCGCGCACGCCGATAACAACGTCGACTTCCAGGAGTTCATGGCCATGCCCGTCGGGGCGCATTCGTTCTCCGAAGCGCTGCGCATGGGCGCCGAAGTCTTTCACACCCTCAAGGGCGTGTTGAAGAAACGCGGTTACAACACCAGTGTCGGCGACGAAGGCGGCTTCGCGCCCTCGCTCAAATCCAACGTCGAGGCCATCGAGGTCATCCTCGAGGCCATCACCCAGGCCGGCTACAAGCCCGGCGAGCAGATCGCCATCGCGCTCGATCCCGCCACCAGCGAGCTCTACAAGGAAGGCAAAGGGAAGTACCTGTTCTGGAAGTCGGACAAGTCGGCGAAGACCTCTGACGAGATGGTGCGCTACTGGGCCGATTGGGTCCGCCAGTATCCCATCGTCTCGCTCGAAGACGGCTTGGCAGAAGACGACTGGGAAGGCTGGCGCGCGCTGACCCAAGAAGTCGGTTCGAAGGTCCAGCTCGTCGGCGACGACCTCTTCGTCACCAATCCGAAGCGCTTGCAGCAGGGCATTGATTCCGGCGTCGCCAACTCCATCCTGGTCAAGGTCAACCAGATCGGCACCGTCAGCGAGACGCTTGACGCCATCTCCCTCGCTCGCCAGAACGGATACACCGCCGTCATCTCGCACCGCTCCGGCGAGACCGAAGACACTTTCATCGCCGACCTCGCCGTCGGCACCGATGCCGGCCAGATCAAGACCGGCTCCGCCTCGCGCACCGACCGCATCTGCAAGTACAACCAGCTGCTGCGCATCGAGGAAGACCTCGGCGCCGCCGCCCGCTTCCTCGGCCTGGCAGCGCTGAACTACCACGGCGACTTGGCGAGCAAAGCTGGAGCCTGA
- a CDS encoding HAMP domain-containing protein: protein MTQENPFPEFYRKCIRNMLIGTALSIGPAGAFYFFVFPYSGQQLAVLAVLGVLDLLVFFPLDLVMLRWTLRDVQRAFEPDADEAAKRAGLAAALDAPRRVIFPRIYGVHAVAASAGITLLVMAANRWFDLGIPARTFPLYWVLNLTIVPVAHVVYEFAAMERAVQPLAGELVRTSSATMECGRPFTLRQRMQRFFPMFVLAPMAIILLALYMHATEHWSAMLDIGRVMRDLVSIGAASAILFLFLMYTLGRQLSRQTGMLVSALDRIGGGDFAARAELYTTDEFGQIAGHVNTMAAGLAERERLRDLFGAYMTTEVAAALLAKGDHSAERTEKRYVAILFLDVRGFTAFSNERTPEVVVGVLNRLLEAAVEAIAQQHGTVNKYLGDGLLAVFGAPIPLENPCAAAVEAALEIAKRVRALNHLFAATGVPAMKIGIGIHAGEVVVGSIGSPKHKLEYTVIGDAVNVASRIEQLNKPLGTELLVSEEVWSKCGPLQQGFGAAVSEQVKGVERPVRVYPGR from the coding sequence ATGACCCAGGAGAATCCGTTTCCCGAGTTCTACCGGAAGTGCATCCGCAACATGCTGATCGGGACGGCGCTCTCGATCGGGCCGGCGGGCGCGTTCTACTTCTTCGTCTTTCCCTACAGCGGGCAGCAGTTGGCCGTGCTGGCGGTGCTGGGCGTGCTGGACCTGCTGGTCTTTTTTCCGCTAGACCTTGTGATGCTGAGATGGACGCTGCGCGATGTGCAGCGAGCGTTCGAGCCGGACGCAGATGAAGCGGCGAAGCGCGCGGGTCTGGCGGCGGCGTTGGATGCGCCGCGGAGGGTGATCTTCCCGCGCATCTATGGAGTCCACGCGGTGGCGGCGTCGGCGGGCATCACGCTGCTGGTGATGGCGGCGAACCGCTGGTTCGACCTGGGGATCCCGGCGCGGACGTTCCCGCTCTACTGGGTACTGAACCTGACCATCGTGCCGGTGGCGCACGTGGTCTACGAATTCGCGGCGATGGAGCGCGCGGTGCAGCCGCTGGCGGGCGAGCTGGTGCGAACGAGCTCGGCGACGATGGAATGCGGGCGTCCATTCACGCTGCGGCAGCGCATGCAGCGCTTCTTCCCCATGTTCGTGCTGGCGCCGATGGCGATCATCCTGCTGGCGCTGTATATGCACGCGACCGAGCACTGGTCCGCCATGCTCGACATCGGCCGCGTGATGCGCGACCTCGTCTCGATCGGGGCGGCGAGCGCAATCCTGTTTCTCTTCCTGATGTACACGCTGGGAAGACAACTTTCCCGGCAGACAGGGATGCTGGTGAGCGCGCTCGATCGCATCGGAGGCGGCGACTTTGCGGCGCGCGCGGAACTCTACACCACCGACGAGTTCGGGCAGATCGCCGGACACGTGAACACGATGGCCGCAGGACTGGCGGAGCGCGAACGGCTGCGCGACCTGTTCGGCGCATACATGACGACCGAGGTGGCCGCGGCGCTGCTCGCCAAGGGTGACCACTCGGCTGAGCGCACGGAGAAGCGCTACGTCGCCATCCTGTTCCTCGACGTGCGGGGCTTCACCGCGTTCAGTAACGAGCGCACGCCCGAGGTGGTGGTGGGAGTGCTGAACCGCCTGCTGGAAGCGGCGGTGGAGGCGATCGCGCAGCAACATGGGACGGTGAACAAGTACCTGGGCGACGGATTGCTCGCCGTCTTCGGCGCGCCCATCCCGCTCGAGAACCCGTGCGCGGCGGCGGTGGAGGCGGCGCTCGAGATCGCGAAGCGGGTGCGCGCGCTGAACCATCTGTTCGCGGCGACGGGGGTTCCGGCGATGAAGATCGGCATCGGGATCCATGCCGGCGAGGTGGTTGTAGGCTCGATAGGATCGCCGAAACATAAGCTCGAGTACACCGTGATCGGCGACGCGGTGAACGTAGCCTCGCGCATCGAGCAGTTGAACAAGCCGCTGGGGACCGAGTTGCTGGTGTCCGAAGAGGTGTGGTCGAAGTGTGGTCCGTTGCAGCAGGGGTTCGGCGCGGCGGTGAGCGAGCAGGTGAAGGGCGTGGAGCGGCCGGTGAGAGTCTATCCGGGGCGGTGA
- a CDS encoding CBS domain-containing protein, giving the protein MSIALTELLGAAVLDSSGAVAGRIREVILAPHQDGSHITSFIVRTKQGDRMVLSDSVAGVTATGIRLGTDRADFRAVEGTEGLLLLSRDLLDQQIIDVNGRKVVRVNDVDFAERFSNGNVALKVEGVDVGMRGAVRQLLQGVVPRGALRALLTRIPARQIPWEFVDLIETDPARRVKLKIAHDRLSQLHPADIADILEDLAPAEREAVFEALDEDVAAEVVEEIDPKLQASLVESLEPEHAADIVEEMHPDAAADLLDKLSAETSEEILGEMEPEEREEVAELLEFNQDTAAGKMTTEYIALAPIATVGDAIDMLRSFEGGIENVNTVYLVDFGERLVGAVPLARLVLAPEATPLILLKTDQLISCHAGANEKEVAERFDKYNLLTLPVVDAHGRLTGVITADDVISLLRSKL; this is encoded by the coding sequence ATGTCCATCGCTCTCACCGAATTGCTTGGCGCCGCCGTCCTCGACTCCTCCGGGGCGGTGGCCGGACGCATCCGCGAAGTCATCCTCGCCCCGCATCAGGATGGCTCGCACATCACCAGCTTCATCGTCCGCACCAAGCAAGGCGACCGCATGGTGCTCTCCGACTCGGTTGCCGGCGTGACCGCCACCGGCATCCGCCTGGGCACTGACCGCGCCGATTTCCGCGCGGTCGAAGGTACCGAAGGCTTGCTGCTGCTCTCCCGCGACCTGCTCGATCAGCAGATCATCGACGTCAACGGACGCAAGGTCGTCCGCGTCAACGACGTTGACTTCGCCGAGCGATTCTCCAACGGAAACGTCGCCCTCAAAGTCGAAGGCGTAGACGTCGGCATGCGCGGCGCCGTTCGCCAGCTTCTGCAAGGGGTGGTCCCGCGTGGCGCCTTGCGCGCCTTGCTCACCCGCATCCCCGCCCGGCAGATCCCGTGGGAGTTCGTCGATCTCATCGAGACTGACCCGGCTCGCCGCGTGAAACTCAAGATCGCGCACGACCGCCTCTCCCAGCTCCACCCCGCCGACATCGCAGACATCCTCGAAGACCTTGCGCCGGCCGAGCGCGAGGCCGTCTTTGAAGCGCTCGATGAGGACGTCGCCGCTGAGGTGGTGGAAGAGATCGATCCGAAGTTGCAGGCCTCGCTCGTCGAATCGCTCGAGCCCGAGCACGCTGCCGACATCGTCGAAGAAATGCATCCCGACGCCGCCGCCGACCTGCTCGACAAGCTCTCCGCCGAGACCTCCGAAGAGATCCTCGGCGAGATGGAGCCCGAGGAGCGCGAGGAAGTCGCCGAGCTGCTCGAGTTCAACCAAGACACCGCCGCCGGCAAGATGACGACCGAGTACATCGCGCTCGCGCCCATCGCCACCGTCGGCGACGCCATCGACATGCTGCGCAGCTTCGAGGGCGGGATCGAGAACGTGAACACCGTCTACCTCGTCGACTTCGGCGAGCGGCTGGTTGGCGCTGTCCCGCTCGCGCGCCTCGTCCTCGCGCCCGAGGCCACGCCGCTTATCCTGCTCAAGACCGACCAGCTCATCTCTTGCCACGCCGGCGCCAACGAGAAAGAGGTCGCTGAACGCTTCGATAAATACAACCTGCTGACCCTTCCCGTCGTTGACGCCCACGGCCGCCTTACCGGCGTCATCACCGCAGACGACGTTATCTCCCTCCTCCGCAGCAAACTCTAA
- a CDS encoding ATP-binding protein, producing MSEKRVSFTLESTLDSVNMAEEKTEQLAAELGFSEEDCHRLAMAVREAMVNAVLHGNAYDPKKRVHIAFEQHGKTLTIVIGDEGKGLDEGELPDPLAPENLLKQSGRGIFLMRSFMDDVRIRNLHPGTEVRLIKTVGGTAADTTEEQQR from the coding sequence ATGTCCGAGAAGCGGGTCTCGTTCACTCTGGAATCGACGCTGGACAGCGTGAACATGGCCGAAGAGAAGACCGAGCAGCTGGCCGCCGAACTCGGGTTCAGCGAAGAGGACTGTCACCGCCTGGCGATGGCGGTACGCGAAGCCATGGTGAACGCGGTGCTGCACGGCAACGCGTACGATCCGAAAAAGAGAGTCCACATAGCCTTCGAGCAGCACGGCAAGACGCTCACCATCGTGATCGGGGACGAAGGCAAAGGGCTGGACGAGGGAGAATTGCCTGACCCGTTAGCGCCGGAAAATCTTTTGAAGCAGTCGGGACGCGGGATCTTTCTGATGCGGTCGTTCATGGACGACGTGCGCATCCGGAACCTGCATCCGGGAACCGAAGTGCGATTGATCAAGACCGTCGGCGGCACGGCCGCAGACACCACGGAGGAACAGCAGCGATGA
- a CDS encoding STAS domain-containing protein has translation MKTSTRKVDNVTIVDLSGRITLGEGSVVLRDTIRDLIAKGDKKILLNLGEVTYIDSSGIGELVSAFTTVRNQGGELKLLNLTKKVHDLLQITKLYTVFDVKDDEVTAIGSFTK, from the coding sequence ATGAAAACTAGCACGCGGAAAGTGGACAATGTCACCATCGTGGACCTGAGCGGGCGGATCACGCTCGGCGAAGGCAGCGTGGTGCTGCGCGACACCATCCGCGACCTGATCGCCAAGGGTGACAAGAAGATCCTGCTCAACCTGGGCGAAGTGACCTATATCGACAGCTCGGGCATCGGCGAGCTGGTGAGCGCGTTCACCACCGTGCGCAACCAGGGCGGCGAATTGAAACTGCTCAACCTGACGAAGAAAGTGCACGACCTGCTGCAGATCACGAAGCTGTACACCGTGTTCGACGTGAAAGACGACGAAGTGACGGCGATCGGGTCGTTCACCAAGTAG
- a CDS encoding carboxymuconolactone decarboxylase family protein, producing the protein MPRISRVERSQLDAENQAIYDHYMKLRGNVPNMFRTVAHRPEIFRTLIAHFRAVMETGTVPAKLKELAIVRTSQLNVCEY; encoded by the coding sequence ATGCCGCGGATCTCGCGAGTCGAACGCAGCCAGCTAGACGCCGAGAACCAGGCCATCTACGACCATTACATGAAGCTGCGCGGGAACGTGCCCAACATGTTCCGCACCGTCGCGCATCGTCCGGAGATATTCCGCACCCTGATCGCGCACTTCCGCGCGGTGATGGAGACCGGGACGGTGCCGGCGAAGTTGAAAGAGCTGGCCATTGTCCGCACCAGCCAGCTCAATGTCTGCGAGTATTGA
- a CDS encoding OB-fold nucleic acid binding domain-containing protein — protein sequence MRRTAGVTALLGLLSSVAVVSSAQAACIPYTEAPNRVGESVCVSGKVLKVAEGKKGAWFLDFCEDYAKCPFTVVVFASNLRDVGDVRRLSGTNIELFGKIKLYGGRAEIILKDGRQLHGEAAKLPPMPKDYDASRHGSYSAGRYRTKGKPEDLNPSKIDAEKR from the coding sequence GTGCGTCGGACCGCGGGCGTCACCGCCCTACTCGGTTTGCTCTCTTCGGTCGCGGTCGTCTCTTCTGCACAGGCGGCGTGCATTCCCTACACGGAAGCGCCGAACCGCGTGGGCGAGAGTGTCTGCGTCAGCGGAAAAGTGCTGAAGGTGGCGGAGGGAAAGAAAGGCGCATGGTTCCTGGATTTTTGCGAGGACTACGCGAAGTGTCCGTTCACTGTGGTGGTGTTCGCTTCGAACCTGCGCGACGTGGGCGACGTGCGGCGGCTCTCCGGCACGAACATCGAACTGTTCGGGAAGATCAAGCTGTATGGGGGACGGGCGGAGATCATCCTGAAAGACGGCCGGCAGTTACACGGCGAGGCCGCGAAGCTTCCGCCGATGCCGAAAGATTACGATGCGTCGCGACACGGCAGCTACAGCGCGGGACGCTACCGGACGAAGGGCAAGCCGGAGGACCTGAATCCGTCGAAGATCGACGCGGAGAAGCGGTGA
- a CDS encoding glycosyltransferase, translated as MMTTMTTLTSASTATALWFWWIWFCWIYGSIVAAVMLVIVVNATLGLHTIPNLSLPEWDIWPEGVPGKHPRLTVIVPALNEQEAIGACLGSFLEQDYDNLEVIAVNDRSTDATGEIMEKLRAAVARPHSAAALDFKVLHIENLPAGWLGKPHAMGKAAAVATGEWLLFTDADVMFRSDSLRRAVAYAESERADHLVLAPTMLALTVGERMMTAMIQLAMIGLRPWKVRDPRSKAFIGWGAFNLVRRRAYEGIGTMEALRLQVVEDMEFGRRIKRAGFASRFATGPELVQIRWGRGALGPVRNLTKNAYAALGFRWWLALALVAAVLAFHVAPFVFVFVAPGWAKLGFAIELAGLFWIYVRLRKMYNINPAYFLLNPIAGLLMAYAMLLSLVVTLRQGGIIWRGTKYSMDELRRASPKLWE; from the coding sequence ATGATGACGACGATGACGACGTTGACGTCGGCGTCGACCGCCACCGCACTCTGGTTCTGGTGGATCTGGTTCTGCTGGATATACGGCAGCATCGTTGCCGCCGTCATGCTCGTCATCGTCGTCAACGCCACCCTCGGCCTGCACACCATCCCCAACCTCAGCTTGCCGGAGTGGGACATCTGGCCGGAAGGAGTGCCAGGGAAGCATCCGCGCCTCACCGTCATCGTTCCCGCCCTCAACGAGCAGGAAGCCATCGGCGCCTGCCTGGGCTCGTTCCTCGAGCAGGACTACGACAACCTCGAAGTCATCGCCGTCAACGACCGCTCCACCGATGCGACCGGCGAGATCATGGAAAAACTTCGCGCCGCCGTGGCGCGGCCGCACTCGGCCGCGGCGCTTGACTTCAAGGTCTTGCACATCGAGAACCTCCCCGCCGGCTGGCTGGGCAAGCCACACGCCATGGGGAAGGCGGCCGCGGTCGCGACCGGCGAGTGGCTGCTGTTCACCGATGCCGACGTCATGTTCCGCTCCGATTCGCTTCGCCGCGCCGTCGCCTATGCGGAGAGCGAGCGCGCCGATCATCTCGTGCTCGCGCCCACCATGCTCGCGCTCACCGTGGGCGAGCGCATGATGACCGCCATGATCCAGCTGGCGATGATCGGACTGCGTCCATGGAAGGTCCGCGACCCGCGCTCCAAGGCGTTCATCGGATGGGGCGCCTTCAACCTGGTCCGCCGTCGCGCCTATGAAGGCATCGGGACGATGGAAGCGCTGCGCCTCCAGGTCGTCGAAGACATGGAATTCGGACGCCGCATCAAGCGTGCCGGCTTCGCTTCGCGCTTCGCCACCGGCCCGGAGCTGGTGCAGATCCGCTGGGGACGCGGCGCGCTCGGTCCCGTCCGCAACCTCACCAAGAACGCTTACGCCGCCCTCGGATTCCGCTGGTGGCTCGCGCTCGCCCTCGTGGCCGCCGTGCTCGCTTTCCACGTCGCGCCCTTCGTCTTTGTGTTTGTCGCGCCCGGATGGGCCAAGCTTGGCTTCGCCATCGAACTCGCTGGCCTCTTCTGGATCTACGTGCGCCTGCGCAAGATGTACAACATCAACCCGGCATATTTTCTGCTGAACCCCATTGCCGGTCTGCTGATGGCCTACGCCATGCTGTTGTCGCTGGTCGTCACGCTGCGCCAGGGCGGCATCATCTGGCGGGGGACGAAATACTCGATGGACGAACTTCGCCGCGCCTCCCCTAAACTCTGGGAATAG
- a CDS encoding MFS transporter — MPHAIHPRTTLLILTTLNFFNYIDRSILFAVQPLVQHEFHLSDKQVGLLSSAFFIFYMLAAPFIGPLADRWPRKLIIVVGSIVWSGATLLTALTHDYQTLFIRHIIVGVGEATFVTVTPSYIADLFPEHKRGRMLSVFYLAIPVGTACGYLLGGWLGPTHGWRMPFYVAAAPGILLAIAMMFMQEPERGRTDTLAITAERSTFLGLFRNKAFWTASLGMAFLTFALGGLQVWMPTFLSRVRGISLRDAGLIFGGITVVSGIFATLLGGWLGDHYLRRTHKAYYLVSAIGMLIGLPAMAMAIYLAGRPMFPAIFFAEFFLLLNTGPLNAAIVNSVSASIRGTAIAVNLLTIHLLGDAFSPTLIGWISDRSSLQAGFSTTIVAIGLAAAVLLYGMRFAPPTPAQPAVAGGGHGP, encoded by the coding sequence ATGCCCCACGCCATCCATCCCCGCACCACACTGCTCATCCTCACCACGCTCAACTTCTTCAATTACATCGATCGTTCGATCCTGTTCGCGGTGCAGCCGCTGGTGCAGCACGAATTCCACCTCAGCGACAAGCAAGTCGGACTGCTGAGCAGCGCCTTCTTCATCTTCTACATGCTGGCTGCGCCCTTCATCGGACCGCTCGCTGACCGTTGGCCGCGCAAGCTGATCATCGTGGTGGGCTCCATCGTATGGAGCGGCGCCACGCTGCTGACCGCGCTCACCCACGACTACCAGACGCTCTTCATCCGCCACATCATCGTTGGCGTAGGCGAAGCGACCTTCGTCACCGTGACGCCCAGCTACATCGCCGATCTTTTCCCCGAGCACAAACGCGGACGCATGCTCTCCGTCTTCTATCTCGCCATCCCCGTCGGGACCGCCTGCGGCTATCTTCTTGGTGGGTGGTTAGGTCCGACTCACGGCTGGCGCATGCCGTTCTACGTTGCCGCCGCGCCCGGCATCCTGCTCGCCATTGCGATGATGTTCATGCAAGAGCCCGAGCGCGGACGCACCGACACGCTCGCCATCACGGCTGAGCGCAGCACCTTCCTCGGACTCTTCCGCAACAAAGCTTTCTGGACGGCTTCGCTCGGCATGGCGTTCCTTACCTTCGCGCTCGGCGGCCTTCAGGTCTGGATGCCGACCTTCCTCTCGCGCGTGCGCGGCATCTCGTTGCGCGACGCCGGCCTCATCTTCGGCGGCATCACCGTGGTCAGCGGCATCTTCGCCACCCTTCTCGGCGGATGGCTCGGTGACCACTACCTGCGCCGCACCCACAAGGCCTATTACCTCGTCTCCGCCATCGGCATGCTCATCGGACTGCCCGCCATGGCCATGGCCATCTACCTCGCCGGACGCCCCATGTTCCCGGCCATCTTCTTCGCCGAGTTCTTCCTGCTGCTCAACACCGGCCCACTCAACGCCGCCATCGTCAACTCGGTCAGCGCTTCGATCCGCGGAACCGCCATCGCTGTCAACCTGCTCACCATCCATCTGCTCGGCGACGCCTTTTCGCCCACCCTCATCGGATGGATCAGCGACCGCAGCTCGCTGCAAGCCGGCTTCTCCACCACCATCGTCGCCATCGGACTCGCCGCCGCCGTGCTGCTCTACGGCATGCGCTTTGCTCCACCCACGCCCGCCCAGCCCGCCGTCGCAGGAGGCGGGCACGGACCATGA
- the queF gene encoding preQ(1) synthase, giving the protein MPRSPRYTSTHARAGLNHRFPAIETFPNQFPRYEITIDVPEFTSVCPKTGLPDFGILYIKYMPDRACLELKSLKEYVLEYRNLGIFQENIVNRVLEDVVKAAKPVWAVVRGEFNRRGGIGTTVEARYPRPKK; this is encoded by the coding sequence ATGCCAAGGTCACCCCGCTACACCTCGACCCACGCCCGCGCCGGCCTCAACCATCGCTTTCCCGCGATCGAGACCTTTCCCAACCAGTTTCCCCGCTACGAGATCACCATCGACGTTCCGGAGTTCACCTCGGTCTGCCCCAAGACCGGGCTGCCCGACTTCGGGATCCTTTACATCAAGTACATGCCTGACCGCGCCTGCCTCGAACTCAAGTCCTTGAAGGAATACGTCCTCGAATACCGCAACCTCGGCATCTTCCAGGAGAACATCGTGAACCGCGTCCTCGAAGACGTGGTCAAGGCGGCGAAGCCGGTGTGGGCGGTGGTGCGCGGCGAGTTCAACCGCCGCGGCGGCATCGGCACTACGGTCGAAGCCCGCTACCCCCGCCCCAAGAAATAA